Proteins encoded within one genomic window of Fusarium musae strain F31 chromosome 4, whole genome shotgun sequence:
- a CDS encoding hypothetical protein (MEROPS:MER0043475): MGQHYKPTIDAQVVKVFVLETDTPHPDTQTERGSFGEILHRHFSEAGSKHHPPLGVETEQVFVVTEEGGRMPKVEEFEGYDGLLITGSMYDAHGDNQWIHDLLHLLKQLWTKRPDFHFTGVCFGHQVLSRLLGGKVGPSPTNDWELGHNAITLTPVGKRLFRTHDDKVYLHQMHQDQVLEAPSVESSNGLLEPDTDVHVWGTSNHTSVQGLYIPNRLFTSQAHLAFDEDMVKRQIQMRIDSGGIKDLEHADRAAETADLDHDGEQVASAILRLFRYDDDGMSWD; this comes from the exons ATGGGTCAGCATTACAAGCCCACCATCGACGCACAAGTCGTCAAAGTCTTTGTTCTCGAGACCGATACTCCTCATCCTGACACTCAAACCGAGCGCGGTTCGTTTGGTGAGATTCTGCATCGCCATTTTTCAGAGGCTGGAAGCAAGCATCATCCTCCGCTGGGCGTTGAGACAGAGCAGGTCTTTGTCGTGACAGAAGAGGGTGGTCGCATGCCCAAGGTGGAGGAGTTTGAGGGTTACGATGGGCTGCTCATTACGGGCAGTATGTATGACGCGCATGGCGATAACCAGTGGATTCATGACTTGCTCCATCTTTTGAAGC AACTATGGACCAAGCGTCCCGATTTTCACTTCACGGGCGTTTGCTTTGGCCACCAGGTTCTCTCCCGTCTTCTAGGAGGCAAAGTCGGCCCTTCACCTACAAACGACTGGGAACTTGGTCACAATGCGATCACTCTGACGCCCGTAGGCAAGCGCCTCTTCCGCACACACGATGACAAAGTCTACCTCCATCAAATGCACCAAGATCAAGTCCTCGAAGCCCCCTCCGTTGAATCATCAAACGGCCTTCTCGAGCCTGACACCGACGTTCATGTCTGGGGCACAAGTAATCACACATCCGTTCAGGGATTGTATATCCCCAACCGACTGTTCACATCTCAGGCGCATCTGGCGTTTGACGAAGACATGGTCAAGAGACAGATTCAGATGAGAATTGATAGTGGTGGGATCAAGGATCTAGAGCATGCGGATCGAGCGGCTGAGACGGCGGATCTGGACCATGATGGAGAGCAAGTTGCGTCAGCAATTCTGAGGTTGTTTAGgtacgacgatgatggtATGTCGTGGGACTGA
- a CDS encoding hypothetical protein (EggNog:ENOG41) yields the protein MSRFTRSLRVPRPKSLFGITSLQTGVELIALALVFNKITGVYGLLAILTGYQLSLLQLSTYVYSIAVLIGLAILIPHIRRQSPFECLALAWLYIIDTVINAAYTAAFGLDWYFSTQLSETTESKKTDLPNFVAEGMQGLRKEAAMHGKVVPQETAASMLLIVGATLIRVYFSFIVMAYAKQVLQKYMQLMILEGPGVDDQEGPFAEDLPDGEGRRGRLGRLMVSCGRAYWLDTRESDEWAPNLGGPNKPVSAGTLSGEV from the exons ATGTCTCGGTTTACTCGATCCCTCCGGGTACCCCGGCCTAAG AGCCTATTCGGCATCACCAGCCTCCAAACCGGCGTCGAACTTATCGCTCTGGctctcgtcttcaacaagatcacTGGCGTTTACGGACTCCTGGCCATTCTTACTGGATATCAGCTATCTCTCCTCCAGCTCTCGACATACGTCTACTCTATTGCGGTTCTCATAGGGCTAGCAATTCTTATTCCTCACATTCGGCGACAGAGCCCCTTTGAATGTTTGGCGCTCGCATGGCTTTACATCATCGACACCGTTATCAATGCAGCATACACCGCAGCCTTCGGCCTGGACTGGTATTTCTCTACTCAACTGAGCGAGACAACCGAATCCAAGAAGACGGATCTCCCTAACTTTGTGGCTGAGGGTATGCAAGGTCTGCGTAAGGAGGCTGCCATGCATGGAAAAGTCGTTCCTCAGGAAACGGCTGCCAGCATGTTGCTGATTGTTGGCGCGACGTTGATCCGTGTGTATTTCAGTTTCATCGTCATGGCGTATGCAAAGCAGGTGTTGCAAAAGTATATGCAACTGATGATTCTGGAAGGCCCTGGCGTTGATGACCAAGAAGGTCCTTTCGCTGAGGATCTTCCTGACGGTGAGGGCCGCCGGGGCCGCCTTGGCCGTTTGATGGTATCATGTGGCAGAGCTTACTGGCTTGACACCCGGGAGTCTGATGAATGGGCTCCCAATCTGGGAGGACCCAACAAGCCCGTCTCAGCGGGCACGCTCTCTGGCGAGGTTTAA
- the CHS2 gene encoding Chitin synthase, class 2 (CAZy:GT2_Chitin_synth), translated as MDPNMSRPPDYSLPPYDDEDLHTPTGYSPAAVRLLTSEEHYDPHAYVPPSSPSQNQTQTPPARPPSSPSVSPSTSPSKTTPSPLKPPVAFPPPLSISPVSVTMSSEREKRTFRSSPVQQDDVRGNISNQHQQHPSQNPPSYASSMAESKTLLPKRPIIGGQTAKLQNKNRTSVHVAFANLPRDLPEIPNGISDRRRVHKEQHHLGLDTTPPAPPPPLSRLRDVNSHDKIPSIRSPRNLNYQPSVRSSRSGSIFDDAPSMGPPTGSYVSYGMHDDGSPQRPWTPSSRISGFTRSDLSRPPPSDGMYEPSDLNGSPRPGTPSSRYGGSPRRPLPPAPLFSNSRQPVPPIADDATISIPLHDTYDDDVFAPESDLSDARPHPVDRSSYMSSESQDTLNEGDMEDYDKVEHYGPAPTGAQERRGVRAPQMARKEVQLINGELVLECKIPTILYSFLPRRGEVEFTHMRYTAVTCDPDDFVERGYTLRQTFGKTVRETELFICVTMYNEDEIGFTRTMHAVMKNISHFCSRSRSRTWGETGWQKIVVCIVSDGREKIHPRTLDALAAMGVYQHGIAKNFVNNRAVQAHVYEYTTQVSLDSDLKFKGAEKGIVPCQMIFCLKEKNQRKLNSHRWFFNAFGKALNPNVCILLDVGTRPSGTSLYHLWKAFDTDSNVAGACGEIKAMKGRLGANLLNPLVASQNFEYKMSNILDKPLESVFGYITVLPGALSAYRYHALQNDETGHGPLSQYFKGETLHGQHADVFTANMYLAEDRILCWELVAKRGERWVLKYVKGCTGETDVPDTVPEFISQRRRWLNGAFFAAVYSLVHFKQIWFTDHTLARKILLHMEFLYQFIQLMFTFFSLANFYLTFYFVAGGLTDPKVDPFGHNIATVIFHILRYACVLLISTQFILSLGNRPQGSKKLYLISMIIYSIIMVYTTFATFYIIIHQLTSKDKIKMGDNVFTNMIVSILSTIGMYFIMSIMYLDPWHMITSSAQYFILLPSYICTLQVYAFCNTHDVTWGTKGDNVMKTDLGGAVGKGETVELEMPSEQLDIDSGYDEALRNLRDRLEVPESPPSESQLQEDYYKSVRTYLVLTWMIGNGILGMAVSEIYSARGIGDNYYLRFLLWSVAALAVFRAIGSTTFAVLNVVNMIVEGRVRLSLKAPRWMGGLKERVNDKMSSVSSNLRS; from the exons ATGGATCCGAATATGTCACGCCCGCCCGACTACAGCCTCCCTCCctatgatgacgaggacctTCACACTCCCACTGGTTACAGTCCCGCTGCTGTGAGACTGTTGACATCCGAAGAACACTACGACCCTCATGCGTATGTACCACCCTCATCACCTAGCCAGAATCAGACACAGACACCTCCTGCACGCCCTCCCTCATCTCCTTCTGTTTCCCCTTCTACCTCACCTTCAAAGACAACACCCTCCCCTCTCAAACCGCCAGTAGCGTTTCCTCCTCCATTGTCAATTTCACCCGTGAGCGTCACCATGTCTTCAGAAAGGGAGAAACGGACCTTCAGGTCCAGCCCTGTCCAACAAGATGACGTCCGAGGGAATATCTCcaaccagcatcaacaacatccttcGCAAAATCCCCCTTCATATGCTTCTTCAATGGCCGAATCCAAGACCTTGTTGCCTAAGAGGCCAATTATCGGCGGCCAGACTGCAAAGCTGCAGAACAAGAATAGAACTAGTGTCCATGTCGCATTTGCAAATCTTCCTCGAGATCTACCAGAAATTCCCAATGGTATCAGCGACAGGAGAAGAGTTCACAAGGAACAACACCACCTTGGACTAGACACGACACCTCCCGCACCACCACCCCCATTGAGCCGCTTAAGGGACGTAAACTCACATGACAAAATTCCTAGTATCCGAAGTCCTCGAAACCTCAACTATCAGCCCAGTGTTCGATCATCGAGATCTGGTTCCATCTTCGACGATGCCCCTTCGATGGGGCCCCCAACGGGTTCCTATGTGTCCTATGGTATGCATGATGATGGCTCTCCCCAGCGACCCTGGACACCCTCATCACGAATATCCGGATTCACAAGATCCGACCTATCGagacctcctccttcagatgGCATGTATGAGCCCTCCGACTTGAACGGAAGCCCCAGACCAGGAACACCATCCTCTAGATACGGCGGTAGCCCCAGACGTCCACTTCCTCCGGCGCCTCTCTTTTCAAACTCAAGGCAGCCTGTCCCGCCAATTGCAGACGACGCGACTATCTCTATTCCTTTGCATGATACTTATGACGACGATGTCTTTGCGCCTGAATCCGACCTGAGTGATGCACGACCTCACCCAGTTGACCGCAGCTCATATATGTCTTCTGAGTCGCAAGACACACTGAACGAGGGAGACATGGAAGACTACGACAAGGTTGAGCATTATGGCCCTGCCCCGACTGGTGcacaagagagaagaggtgTTCGCGCACCTCAAATGGCGAGAAAGGAGGTCCAGCTCATCAACGGTGAGCTGGTGCTGGAGTGTAAAATCCCGACAATTCTGTACAGTTTCTTGCCTCGACGAGGCGAGGTTGAGTTCACTCACATGCGCTACACCGCCGTTACCTGCGACCCTGATGATTTTGTCGAAAGAGGCTACACATTGCGGCAAACCTTCGGCAAGACTGTTCGAGAGACAGAATTGTTCATTTGTGTCACCATGTACAACGAAGATGAAATAGGATTCACTCGAACGATGCATGCCGTCATGAAGAACATCTCCCACTTCTGCTCTCGATCGCGCTCTCGCACCTGGGGTGAGACTGGATGGCAAAAGATTGTCGTCTGTATTGTCTCTGATGGTCGAGAGAAGATCCACCCTCGCACTCTGGATGCGCTCGCTGCCATGGGTGTCTACCAGCACGGTATCGCGAAGAACTTTGTCAACAACCGCGCTGTGCAAGCACACGTCTATGAATACACAACCCAGGTCTCTCTTGATTCCgacctcaagttcaagggtGCCGAGAAGGGCATTGTTCCTTGCCAGATGATCTTCTGTCTCAAGGAAAAGAACCAGCGTAAGCTCAACTCTCACCGTTGGTTCTTTAATGCCTTTGGAAAGGCTCTCAACCCTAACGTCTGCATTTTGCTGGATGTTGGTACTCGTCCTAGCGGCACCTCACTGTACCATCTCTGGAAGGCCTTCGATACTGACTCCAACGTCGCTGGTGCTTGTGGAGAGATTAAAGCCATGAAGGGCAGACTGGGCGCCAACCTGCTCAATCCTCTCGTTGCGTCCCAGAACTTCGAGTATAAAATGTCCAACATCCTTGATAAGCCTCTCGAGTCCGTCTTTGGATACATTACTGTCCTTCCCGGTGCTCTGAGTGCGTACCGATACCACGCTCTTCAGAATGACGAGACCGGTCACGGTCCTCTCAGTCAGTACTTCAAGGGTGAGACATTGCATGGTCAACACGCCGATGTCTTCACTGCCAACATGTACCTCGCTGAAGATCGTATCCTTTGCTGGGAGTTGGTCGCTAAACGTGGGGAGAGATGGGTTCTCAAGTACGTCAAGGGATGTACTGGTGAAACCGATGTGCCTG ATACCGTTCCTGAGTTCATCTCCCAACGTCGTCGATGGCTCAACGGTGCCTTCTTTGCCGCTGTCTACTCCCTTGTCCACTTCAAGCAGATTTGGTTTACTGACCACACTCTGGCCCGTAAAATCCTTCTGCACATGGAGTTCTTGTATCAGTTCATCCAGCTCATGTTCACCTTTTTCTCCCTGGCCAACTTCTACCTCACCTTTTACTTCGTTGCAGGCGGTTTGACAGACCCTAAAGTTGATCCGTTCGGACACAACATCGCTACCGTCATCTTCCACATTCTGCGATATGCCTGTGTGCTTCTCATATCAACGCAGTTTATCCTTTCGCTCGGTAATCGACCTCAAGGCTCCAAGAAGCTGTACCTGATCAGTATGATCAtttacagcatcatcatggttTATACGACATTTGCTACATTCTACATCATTATCCACCAACTCACATCcaaagacaagatcaagatgggTGATAACGTATTTACGAATATGATTGTGTCTATCTTGTCGACAATCGGCATGTACTTCATCATGTCTATTATGTATCTTGACCCATGGCACATGATCACATCTTCGGCCCAGtacttcatccttcttcccAGCTACATTTGCACCTTACAAGTCTACGCCTTCTGTAACACACACGATGTTACCTGGGGTACCAAGGGTGACAACGTCATGAAGACTGATCTTGGTGGCGCTGTGGGTAAGGGTGAGACTGTCGAGCTGGAGATGCCCAGTGAACAGCTCGACATTGACAGTGGATACGATGAGGCTCTTCGCAATCTCCGTGATCGTCTCGAAGTTCCTGAGTCTCCACCTAGCGAATCTCAGCTGCAAGAGGATTACTACAAGAGTGTTCGAACCTACCTCGTTCTCACATGGATGATCGGCAATGGTATCCTTGGTATGGCTGTATCGGAGATCTACAGTGCTAGAGGCATTGGCGACAACTATTACTTGCGCTTTCTCCTCTGGTCCGTCGCCGCTCTCGCCGTCTTCCGTGCCATCGGTTCCACCACGTTTGCCGTCCTCAACGTGGTCAACATGATAGTGGAAGGTCGCGTCCGCTTGAGTCTCAAGGCACCTCGATGGATGGGCGGTCTAAAGGAGAGAGTCAACGACAAGATGAGCAGTGTGTCGAGCAACCTACGCAGTTGA
- a CDS encoding hypothetical protein (EggNog:ENOG41~BUSCO:EOG0926047G), which yields MDAASQHQIKTPEEAVARIAYLSSDVVVSVQPAIGTDSEFSSHLNRYASRKDSSLVAQSADTVPELTVNQIIPVRHNTDPLLSVYTPIRAGKLVSVTTTSNILLPSVSHLYKLANYPVVLHVSLQPRTFPDYSVITAVRNSGFTFVQSETLQEAQDLALTAHALAVRTGKGVIHFFAPSTSSKDKPIAIEDAAVVRDVLDIESVRRFQAGSAPSSQTGIYADDGHIAVSSDHDAPAVNGTAASGNLTVPPSANASKAPSAGTSVKSSQDSEASTPVAPSSVATTVETAPPQVTSEDVYKSAGRIWAQLKASVGREYSAFEYSGPPDAENCLFIFGSDAGAFAQAIDEARPEEIFANAAILTPRLYRPWIGSRLVEAIPRSVKRIAVLEQIHRKTTKWGPLLIDVLTSVKSGPGGVEAIVGHQLGYIAPDVVVQALRGVLQNLTAEKPIQNLEVGKKEAWKEPTGYDLQTPQLETAYTKILDQLFGKRAYIANAIKSSTTGLSPNVAASPEFGFGSLLARKQRRGQFVSHVKDAATNGSFTTDAPKSWLARWAMNADDATKSTEIADDVIARLETDGSSLASELLSAKGLFRKESLWLTGSDAWSYDLGNSGVHHVLASGENVNMLIIDSTPYSERAAADANRRKKDIGLYAMNFGNVYVASTAVYSSYTQVLQALLEADKFEGPSVVLAYLPYFGETDSPLTVLQETKKAVDTGYWPLYRWNPDNEKKGEPNFSLDSELIKQELKKFLARDNQLTQLAAKEPKFAAALVKDFGSEVRAQQKRKAKDAYNQLLEGLLGAPLTILYASDNGNATTLAKRLASRGRARGLKTTVLAMEDYPVEDLPTEENIVFITSTAGQGEFPQNGLPFWDAIKDNTGLDLAAVSYSIFGLGDSHYWPRKEDKIYYNKPAKDLDRVLTNLGGKHLIDIGLGDDQDPDSFQTGYQEWEPKLWTALGVDKVDSLPDEPPPITNEDIKLASNYLRGTIVEGLNDPTTLAISASDQQLTKFHGTYMQDDRDIRDERKAQGLEPAYSFMIRCRLPGGISTPKQWVQMDDIANELGNETMKLTTRQTFQFHGVVKSKLKPAMQAINRALMTTIAACGDVNRNVMCSSLPTQSKYHRQVFACSQLISDHLLPSTTAYHEIWLTDDDNKKTQVAGDAVQDFEPLYGPTYLPRKFKITIAIPPHNDTDVYAHDIGLIAIKGEDGNLAGFNVLAGGGMGATHNNKKTYPQTGRMFGFVKTEDVHIVCEKIMLVQRDNGDRKNRKHARLKYTIDDMTVPVFRSKVEELWGKKFENERPFEFKSNVDTFGWQKDEHGLNHFTFFIENGRIEDTPEFQMKTGLREIAKSLKGQSEFRLTGNQHLILSNVADEDLDDVKQLMKKYKLDNIQFSALRLSSSACVAFPTCGLAMAESERYLPVLISKLESCLEENGLRQDSIVMRMTGCPNGCARPWLAEVAFVGKAYGAYNMYLGGGYHGQRLNKLYRQSIKEDEILAIMKPLLKRYALERNEGERFGDFCVRSGIIVATTDGQNFHDNVAEEEEDEE from the exons ATGGACGCTGCTTCACAGCACCAGATCAAGACTCCTGAGGAGGCCG TGGCTCGAATTGCCTACCTCTCCAGCGATGTCGTTGTTTCTGTCCAGCCCGCCATTGGCACCGACTCCGAATTCTCTTCTCACCTGAACCGATACGCCAGCCGCAAGGACAGCAGCTTGGTCGCTCAGAGTGCTGATACAGTTCCTGAG CTGACCGTCAACCAGATCATCCCTGTACGACACAACACGGATCCTCTTCTTTCAGTATACACACCCATTCGAGCTGGCAAGCTCGTCTCAGTCACCACCACATCCAACATCCTGCTCCCATCCGTCTCACACCTATACAAATTGGCCAACTACCCTGTTGTTCTTCACGTCTCTCTTCAACCCCGGACGTTCCCCGACTACTCGGTTATTACCGCCGTTCGTAACTCGGGATTCACATTCGTTCAGTCTGAGACGCTTCAGGAGGCCCAGGATTTGGCTCTGACTGCTCACGCCCTTGCTGTCCGAACTGGCAAGGGTGTCATTCACTTCTTTGCTCCTTCCACATCATCAAAGGACAAGCCTATTGCCATCGAGGATGCCGCCGTTGTTCGCGACGTTCTCGATATCGAGAGCGTTCGCCGATTCCAGGCTGGCTCTGCTCCCTCTTCACAGACCGGAATCTATGCGGACGATGGCCACATTGCCGTTTCTTCAGACCACGATGCGCCAGCAGTGAATGGTACCGCCGCGAGTGGAAACCTCACTGTACCCCCTAGCGCGAACGCCTCCAAAGCTCCCTCAGCTGGAACATCGGTCAAGTCCAGCCAAGACAGCGAGGCCAGCACTCCTGTTGCTCCCTCATCAGTCGCCACCACCGTCGAGACTGCCCCCCCTCAGGTCACATCTGAGGATGTTTACAAGTCGGCTGGGCGTATCTGGGCTCAGCTCAAGGCATCAGTTGGTCGGGAGTATAGCGCCTTCGAGTATTCTGGCCCTCCTGATGCTGAGAActgcctcttcatcttcggaTCTGATGCCGGTGCCTTCGCTCAAGCTATTGACGAGGCTCGCCCTGAGGAGATCTTTGCCAACGCCGCCATCCTTACTCCCCGCCTCTACCGACCTTGGATCGGCTCTAGACTTGTCGAGGCCATTCCTCGATCGGTCAAGCGAATCGCCGTGTTGGAGCAAATCCACCGCAAGACTACCAAGTGGGGCCCTCTCCTCATTGACGTCTTGACTTCTGTGAAGAGTGGCCCTGGTGGCGTTGAGGCTATTGTTGGCCACCAGCTTGGCTACATTGCCCCCGATGTTGTCGTTCAGGCCCTGCGTGGTGTTCTGCAGAACCTCACTGCCGAGAAGCCTATCCAGAACCTCGAGGTcggcaagaaggaggcttGGAAGGAGCCTACTGGTTATGACCTCCAGACTCCTCAGCTTGAGACCGCCTATACCAAGATTCTTGATCAACTCTTTGGCAAGCGAGCTTACATTGCCAATGCTATCAAGTCTTCTACCACTGGTCTTTCTCCTAACGTTGCTGCTAGCCCTGAGTTTGGCTTCGGTTCCCTCCTGGCTCGTAAGCAACGTCGTGGCCAGTTCGTTTCTCATGTTAAGGATGCTGCCACCAATGGTAGCTTCACTACCGATGCTCCTAAGAGCTGGTTGGCGCGATGGGCTATGAATGCTGATGATGCCACCAAGTCCACTGAGATTGCCGACGATGTCATTGCTAGACTCGAGACCGATGGCTCTTCTCTGGCTTCCGAGCTCCTCTCTGCCAAGGGTCTTTTCCGAAAGGAGTCTCTCTGGCTGACTGGCTCTGATGCCTGGTCTTACGATCTGGGCAACTCTGGTGTTCACCACGTCCTTGCCTCTGGCGAGAATGTTAACATGCTCATCATCGACTCTACTCCTTATTCTGAGAGGGCTGCCGCTGATGCCAACCGCCGCAAGAAGGACATTGGTCTATACGCCATGAACTTTGGCAACGTCTACGTTGCTTCCACTGCTGTCTACAGCTCATACACCCAGGTTCTCCAAGCCCTCCTCGAGGCTGACAAGTTCGAGGGTCCTTCTGTCGTTCTTGCTTACCTCCCATACTTCGGTGAGACCGACTCTCCTCTCACTGTTCTCcaggagaccaagaaggcCGTTGACACTGGTTACTGGCCTCTGTATCGATGGAACCCCGataacgagaagaagggtgagCCCAACTTCTCTCTCGACTCTGAGCTGATCAAgcaagagctcaagaagttCCTTGCCCGTGACAACCAGCTCACTCAGCTGGCTGCCAAGGAGCCTAAGTTTGCCGCTGCTCTTGTCAAGGACTTCGGAAGTGAGGTACGGGCCCAACAAAAGAGGAAGGCCAAGGATGCGTACAACCAGCTCCTCGAAGGCCTTTTGGGCGCTCCTCTCACAATTCTATATGCTTCTGACAACGGCAATGCTACTACTCTGGCCAAGCGTTTGGCTAGCCGAGGTCGTGCTCGCGGCTTGAAGACTACTGTTCTGGCTATGGAGGACTACCCAGTTGAGGATCTTCCCACCGAAGAGAATATTGTTTTCATCACTTCCACCGCTGGTCAGGGTGAGTTCCCCCAAAACGGTCTGCCCTTCTGGGACGCCATTAAGGACAACACTGGTCTCGACCTCGCTGCCGTCAGCTACTCCATATTCGGTCTCGGTGACAGCCACTACTGGCCTCGAAAGGAGGACAAGATCTACTACAACAAGCCTGCAAAGGATCTTGACCGTGTTCTGACCAACCTTGGTGGTAAGCATCTGATCGATATCGGCCTTGGTGATGACCAGGACCCCGATAGCTTCCAGACCGGTTACCAGGAGTGGGAGCCCAAGCTCTGGACCGCCCTCGGTGTCGATAAGGTCGATAGCCTTCCCGATGAGCCCCCGCCTATCACCAACGAGGACATTAAGCTGGCCTCCAACTACCTCCGTGGTACCATTGTTGAGGGTCTAAACGACCCTACAACTCTTGCTATCTCGGCCTCCGACCAGCAGCTCACCAAGTTCCACGGAACATACATGCAGGACGATCGTGATATCAGAGATGAGCGAAAGGCTCAAGGTCTTGAGCCCGCCTATTCTTTCATGATTCGATGCCGTCTGCCTGGTGGTATCTCTACTCCCAAGCAGTGGGTTCAGATGGACGACATTGCCAACGAGCTTGGTAATGAGACCATGAAACTCACCACCCGACAAACATTCCAGTTCCACGGTGTTGTCAAGAGTAAGCTCAAGCCTGCTATGCAAGCTATCAACCGAGCCCTGATGACCACCATTGCTGCCTGTGGTGACGTGAACCGAAACGTCATGTGCAGTTCGCTCCCTACCCAGTCCAAGTACCACCGTCAAGTCTTTGCCTGCTCTCAGCTTATCAGCGACCACctcttgccatcaaccaCTGCCTACCACGAGATTTGGTTGACTGATgatgacaacaagaagacacaggttgctggtgatgctgtCCAGGACTTTGAGCCTCTCTACGGCCCTACGTATCTGCCCCGAAAGTTCAAGATTACCATTGCTATCCCTCCTCATAACGATACTGATGTTTATGCTCACGACATTGGTCTGATTGCTATCAAGGGAGAGGACGGTAACCTTGCCGGTTTCAACGTtcttgctggtggtggtatgGGTGCTACccacaacaacaagaagacatATCCCCAGACTGGTCGCATGTTCGGCTTCGTTAAGACCGAGGATGTGCACATCGTCTGTGAGAAGATCATGCTTGTTCAACGCGACAACGGTGATCGCAAGAACCGAAAGCATGCCCGTCTCAAATACACCATTGACGACATGACCGTACCTGTCTTCCGcagcaaggttgaggagctctGGGGCAAGAAGTTCGAGAATGAGCGACCTTTCGAGTTCAAGAGCAACGTTGATACCTTTGGCTGGCAGAAGGATGAGCACGGCCTCAACCACTTCACGTTCTTCATCGAGAACGGTCGTATCGAGGATACTCCTGAGTTCCAGATGAAGACTGGTCTGCGTGAGATTGCCAAGTCTCTCAAGGGTCAGTCCGAGTTCCGTCTCACTGGTAACcagcatctcatcctcagcaatGTCGCCGATGAGGATCTTGACGATGTCAAGCAACTCATGAAGAAGTACAAGCTCGACAACATCCAATTCTCGGCTCTTCGTCTCAGCTCTTCCGCTTGTGTCGCTTTCCCTACCTGTGGTCTTGCCATGGCTGAGTCTGAGCGATACCTGCCAGTGCTCATTTCCAAGCTTGAGTCATGCCTTGAAGAGAACGGTCTTCGCCAGGACTCTATCGTCATGCGTATGACTGGTTGCCCCAACGGTTGTGCTCGTCCTTGGTTGGCCGAGGTTGCTTTCGTCGGCAAGGCTTATGGTGCTTATAACATGTACCTTGGTGGTGGCTACCACGGCCAGCGCCTCAATAAGCTATATCGCCAGAGTATCAAGGAGGATGAGATTCTCGCCATTATGAAGCCTCTTCTCAAGCGATATGCTCTTGAGCGCAACGAGGGCGAGCGCTTCGGTGACTTCTGTGTCCGCTCTGGTATCATTGTTGCTACCACTGATGGCCAGAACTTCCACGATAAC GttgccgaggaagaagaggacgaggaatAA